A section of the Burkholderia mallei ATCC 23344 genome encodes:
- the urtC gene encoding urea ABC transporter permease subunit UrtC, producing the protein MPLPSRAARRPLRPRHPPRPLHRPRRAWLALVALCIAVGVGVPLAALVAPEASAFHLSSYAMTLAGKLMCYAIAALALDLVWGYCGILSLGHGLFFALGGYAIGMYLMRAIGRDGKYGSDLPDFMVFLDWHRLPWYWSGTEHLAYALALVVLVPAALAWVFGFFTFRSRVKGVYLSIITQATTFAAMLLFYRNETGFGGNNGFTDFKRIAGFAITSPGTRTVLLLTTFAALVASFVAARAIVTSKLGRVVTAIRDGETRVMFLGYSPLAYKLFVWVVSAVLCAIAGALYVPQVGIINPSEMSPGNSIEMAIWVAVGGRGTLIGPIVGAFAVNGAKSVFTAYFAEYWLFFLGLIFVLVPLVLPRGIMGLVETVMRKATSR; encoded by the coding sequence ATTCCCTTACCGTCGCGCGCGGCGCGTCGCCCGCTTCGTCCACGGCATCCGCCGCGTCCGCTTCACCGGCCGCGCCGCGCGTGGCTCGCGCTCGTCGCGCTGTGCATCGCGGTCGGCGTGGGGGTGCCGCTCGCCGCGCTCGTCGCGCCCGAAGCGAGCGCGTTTCATCTGTCATCCTACGCAATGACGCTCGCGGGCAAGCTGATGTGCTACGCGATCGCCGCGCTCGCGCTCGATCTCGTCTGGGGCTACTGCGGCATCCTGAGCCTCGGGCACGGCCTGTTCTTCGCGCTCGGCGGCTATGCGATCGGCATGTACCTGATGCGCGCGATCGGCCGCGACGGCAAGTACGGCAGCGATCTGCCCGACTTCATGGTGTTTCTCGACTGGCACCGGTTGCCGTGGTACTGGAGCGGCACCGAGCATCTCGCGTATGCGCTCGCGCTCGTCGTGCTCGTGCCCGCCGCGCTCGCGTGGGTGTTCGGCTTCTTCACGTTCCGCTCGCGCGTGAAAGGCGTGTATCTGTCGATCATCACGCAGGCGACGACGTTCGCCGCGATGCTGCTCTTCTATCGCAACGAGACGGGCTTCGGCGGCAACAACGGCTTCACCGATTTCAAGCGTATCGCCGGCTTCGCGATCACGTCGCCCGGCACGCGCACGGTGCTGTTGCTGACGACGTTCGCGGCGCTCGTCGCGTCGTTCGTCGCCGCGCGCGCGATCGTCACGAGCAAGCTCGGCCGCGTCGTCACCGCGATCCGCGACGGCGAGACGCGCGTCATGTTCCTCGGCTACAGCCCGCTCGCGTACAAGCTCTTCGTATGGGTGGTATCGGCCGTGCTGTGCGCGATCGCGGGCGCGCTGTACGTGCCGCAGGTCGGCATCATCAACCCGAGCGAGATGTCGCCCGGCAACTCGATCGAGATGGCGATCTGGGTCGCGGTGGGCGGCCGCGGCACGTTGATCGGCCCGATCGTCGGCGCGTTCGCCGTCAACGGCGCGAAGAGCGTGTTCACCGCGTACTTCGCCGAATACTGGCTGTTCTTCCTCGGCCTCATCTTCGTGCTCGTGCCGCTCGTGCTGCCGCGCGGCATCATGGGCCTCGTCGAAACCGTCATGCGCAAGGCCACGTCACGATGA
- the urtD gene encoding urea ABC transporter ATP-binding protein UrtD: MNENTMIREPAQPDGADRLAVSGAAGMSHVVTPGAIDTSHGTILYLDDIEVSFDGFRALKKLSLSIDVGELRCVIGPNGAGKTTMMDVITGKTRPDSGHAFLGQTLDLTRMNEPQIARAGIGRKFQKPTVFEQHPVWENLELAMAADKRWFASLRARLDRAAQARIEQTLALIRLEDSAYRLAGELSHGQKQRLEIGMLLMQRPALLLLDEPAAGMTDHETMELAELLNTLRGTCSMMVVEHDMEFVAALAGDAGRVTVMAEGAVLAQGTLDQVKRDEAVIESYLGR, from the coding sequence ATGAACGAGAACACGATGATTCGCGAGCCCGCGCAGCCGGACGGCGCCGACCGGCTCGCCGTCAGCGGCGCGGCCGGGATGTCGCACGTCGTCACGCCCGGCGCGATCGACACGTCGCACGGCACGATCCTCTATCTCGACGACATCGAAGTGAGCTTCGACGGCTTTCGCGCGCTGAAGAAGCTGTCGCTGTCGATCGACGTCGGCGAGCTGCGCTGCGTGATCGGCCCGAACGGCGCCGGCAAGACGACGATGATGGACGTGATCACCGGCAAGACACGGCCCGATTCGGGCCACGCGTTCCTCGGCCAGACACTCGACCTCACGCGCATGAACGAGCCGCAGATCGCACGCGCGGGCATCGGCCGCAAGTTTCAGAAGCCGACCGTGTTCGAGCAGCATCCGGTATGGGAGAACCTCGAGCTCGCGATGGCCGCCGACAAGCGCTGGTTCGCGTCGCTGCGCGCGCGGCTCGACCGAGCGGCGCAGGCGCGGATCGAGCAGACGCTCGCGCTGATCCGGCTCGAGGACAGCGCGTACCGGCTCGCGGGCGAGCTGTCGCACGGGCAGAAGCAGCGGCTCGAGATCGGCATGCTGCTGATGCAGCGCCCCGCGCTCTTGCTGCTCGACGAGCCCGCGGCCGGCATGACCGACCACGAGACGATGGAGCTCGCCGAGCTGCTGAACACGCTGCGCGGCACGTGCTCGATGATGGTCGTCGAGCACGACATGGAATTCGTCGCGGCGCTCGCGGGCGACGCGGGACGCGTGACCGTGATGGCGGAAGGCGCGGTGCTCGCGCAAGGCACGCTCGATCAGGTGAAGCGCGACGAAGCGGTGATCG
- the urtB gene encoding urea ABC transporter permease subunit UrtB yields the protein MPMPLSRAARALAALAACAAFSFAAPRAALAVTAADVAALAGDDFDAKRAAIDRLAAGHDAAAAALLNALANGDALATDAGRILIQHGDAARDALTNAPAQAGDAQPVMLNNLLRAKIANALSGLDLASPDIDTRRRAIDALLKRPDAALKPMIDAARAKETDPVLKRRLDALWAIAALRDADPAKRLEAVRLVAARSDLDMIEQLRPLVAKRPDGGDAEPDARVREAAQQGLGALYAIQRRGEIAGTLFAGLSLGSVLLLAALGLAITYGLIGVINMAHGEFLMIGAYATYVVQTLVQRYLPGAFDWYPLAAIPVSFAAAAALGIVLERTVLRHLYGRPLETLLATFGVSLILIQAMRMIFGAQNVQVVNPSWMSGGVTVMQNLILPYNRLAILAFALVVVGIAWAVLTKTRLGLFVRAVTQNRRMAACVGVKTARVDSYAFAFGAGIAGLGGCALSQIGNVGPNLGQSYIVDSFMAVVLGGVGQIAGTVLGGFGLGLVSKAIEPFWGAVLAKIAVLVMIVLFIQKRPQGMFALKGRSAEA from the coding sequence ATGCCCATGCCTTTGAGCCGCGCCGCTCGTGCGCTCGCGGCGCTCGCCGCCTGCGCGGCGTTTTCGTTCGCCGCGCCGCGTGCGGCGCTCGCCGTCACGGCGGCCGACGTCGCCGCGCTCGCCGGCGACGACTTCGATGCGAAGCGCGCCGCGATCGACCGTCTCGCCGCCGGGCACGACGCCGCCGCGGCCGCGCTGCTGAACGCGCTCGCGAACGGCGACGCGCTCGCGACCGACGCCGGGCGCATCCTGATTCAGCATGGCGACGCCGCGCGCGACGCACTGACGAACGCGCCCGCGCAGGCGGGCGATGCGCAGCCGGTGATGCTCAACAACCTGCTGCGCGCGAAGATCGCGAACGCACTGTCGGGGCTCGATCTCGCGTCGCCCGACATCGACACGCGCCGCCGCGCGATCGATGCGCTGCTCAAGCGCCCCGATGCCGCGCTCAAGCCGATGATCGACGCCGCGCGTGCGAAGGAAACCGATCCCGTGCTCAAGCGCCGCCTCGACGCGCTATGGGCGATCGCCGCGCTGCGCGACGCCGATCCCGCGAAGCGCCTCGAAGCGGTGCGGCTCGTCGCCGCGCGAAGCGATCTCGACATGATCGAGCAACTGCGCCCGCTCGTCGCGAAGCGGCCCGACGGCGGCGACGCGGAACCCGATGCGCGCGTGCGCGAGGCCGCGCAGCAGGGGCTCGGCGCGCTCTATGCGATCCAGCGCCGCGGCGAAATCGCGGGCACGCTGTTCGCGGGGCTCTCGCTCGGCAGCGTGCTGCTGCTCGCCGCGCTCGGCCTCGCGATCACGTACGGCCTCATCGGCGTCATCAACATGGCGCACGGCGAGTTCCTGATGATCGGCGCGTATGCGACCTACGTCGTGCAGACGCTCGTGCAGCGCTATCTGCCCGGCGCGTTCGACTGGTATCCGCTCGCCGCGATTCCCGTGTCGTTCGCCGCGGCCGCCGCGCTCGGCATCGTGCTCGAGCGCACGGTGCTCAGGCACCTGTATGGCCGCCCGCTCGAGACGCTGCTCGCGACGTTCGGCGTGAGCCTCATCCTGATCCAGGCGATGCGGATGATCTTCGGCGCACAGAACGTGCAGGTCGTCAATCCGTCGTGGATGAGCGGCGGCGTGACCGTGATGCAGAACCTGATCCTGCCGTACAACCGCCTCGCGATCCTCGCGTTCGCGCTCGTCGTCGTCGGCATCGCGTGGGCCGTGCTGACGAAAACGCGCCTCGGCCTGTTCGTGCGCGCGGTCACGCAGAACCGCCGGATGGCCGCGTGCGTCGGCGTGAAGACGGCGCGCGTCGATTCGTATGCGTTCGCGTTCGGCGCGGGCATCGCGGGCCTCGGCGGCTGCGCGCTGTCGCAGATCGGCAACGTCGGCCCGAATCTCGGCCAGAGCTACATCGTCGATTCGTTCATGGCGGTCGTGCTGGGCGGCGTCGGCCAGATCGCGGGCACGGTGCTCGGGGGCTTCGGCCTCGGGCTCGTCAGCAAGGCGATCGAGCCGTTCTGGGGCGCGGTGCTCGCGAAGATCGCCGTGCTCGTGATGATCGTGCTGTTCATCCAGAAACGCCCGCAAGGGATGTTCGCCCTGAAGGGCCGCAGCGCGGAGGCATGA
- the urtA gene encoding urea ABC transporter substrate-binding protein, with the protein MKRRSLLKFGSMAGVMALAGQSPVARAADSGKGPIKVGILHSLSGTMAISETSLKDTALMTIADINKNGGVLGRPLQPVVVDPASNWPLFAEKARQLLTQEKVACVFGCWTSVSRKSVLPVFEELNGLLYYPVQYEGEEMSRNVFYTGAAPNQQAIPAVEYMMSAEGGGAKRFFLLGTDYVYPRTTNKILRAFLKSKGVKDSDIQEVYTPFGHSDYQTIVANIKTFAQGGKTTVISTINGDSNVPFYKELGNQGLKATDVPIVAFSVGEEELRGIDTKPLVGHLAAWNYFMSVKGPANAKFKEQFAAWVKSQNLPGGAKRVTNDPMEATFVGIHMWKQAVEKAKSTDVDRVRTAMIGQSVAAPSGFTLTMDGNHHLHKPVMIGEIRGDGQFNVVWKTKTAIRAQPWSPFIAGNQGKPDVVGSIPEFLRRRRAALA; encoded by the coding sequence ATGAAACGTCGCAGTCTTTTGAAGTTCGGATCGATGGCAGGCGTCATGGCGCTCGCGGGGCAAAGCCCCGTCGCGCGCGCGGCGGATTCGGGCAAAGGCCCGATCAAGGTCGGCATCCTGCATTCGCTGTCGGGCACGATGGCGATCTCCGAGACTTCGCTCAAGGACACCGCGCTGATGACGATCGCCGACATCAACAAGAACGGCGGCGTGCTCGGGCGGCCGCTGCAGCCCGTCGTCGTCGATCCCGCGTCGAACTGGCCGCTGTTCGCCGAGAAGGCGCGCCAGTTGCTCACGCAGGAGAAGGTCGCATGCGTGTTCGGCTGCTGGACGTCGGTGTCGCGCAAGTCGGTGCTGCCCGTGTTCGAGGAGCTGAACGGCCTGCTCTACTACCCGGTGCAGTACGAGGGCGAGGAGATGTCGCGCAACGTGTTCTACACGGGCGCCGCGCCGAACCAGCAGGCGATTCCGGCCGTCGAGTACATGATGAGCGCCGAAGGCGGCGGCGCGAAGCGCTTCTTCCTGCTCGGCACCGATTACGTCTACCCGCGCACGACCAACAAGATCCTGCGCGCGTTCCTGAAATCGAAGGGCGTGAAAGATTCCGATATTCAGGAAGTCTACACACCGTTCGGGCACAGCGATTACCAGACGATCGTCGCGAACATCAAGACCTTCGCGCAAGGCGGCAAGACCACCGTGATCTCGACGATCAACGGCGATTCGAACGTGCCGTTCTACAAGGAGCTCGGCAATCAGGGGCTCAAGGCGACCGACGTGCCCATCGTCGCGTTCTCGGTCGGCGAGGAGGAACTGCGCGGCATCGACACGAAGCCGCTCGTCGGGCATCTGGCCGCGTGGAATTACTTCATGTCGGTGAAGGGGCCGGCGAACGCGAAGTTCAAGGAGCAGTTCGCCGCGTGGGTGAAGTCGCAGAATCTGCCGGGCGGCGCGAAGCGCGTGACCAACGATCCGATGGAGGCGACGTTCGTCGGCATCCACATGTGGAAGCAGGCGGTCGAGAAGGCGAAGAGCACCGATGTCGACCGCGTGCGCACGGCGATGATCGGCCAGAGCGTCGCCGCGCCGTCGGGCTTCACACTGACGATGGACGGCAACCATCATCTGCACAAGCCGGTGATGATCGGAGAGATTCGCGGCGACGGCCAGTTCAACGTCGTCTGGAAAACGAAGACGGCGATTCGCGCGCAGCCGTGGAGCCCGTTCATCGCGGGCAACCAGGGCAAGCCGGACGTGGTCGGCTCGATTCCGGAGTTCCTGCGCCGCCGTCGCGCCGCGCTCGCCTGA